A window from Littorina saxatilis isolate snail1 linkage group LG9, US_GU_Lsax_2.0, whole genome shotgun sequence encodes these proteins:
- the LOC138976722 gene encoding E3 ubiquitin-protein ligase TRIM33-like isoform X1, whose protein sequence is MATADTKPDEAVTMEASDLECPVCSEYFTDPKLLPCAHLVCRSCLTSLLQQKTGAACPLCRCVIAALQQPSKKNRRGHDQDSQEDVQTAVDQFPTDESMAALVEATLTLSEQHVCCACVDIAAASLCLQCGDMFCGPCTRLHQKQSLSKHHDVEDLDSLTAEKLAAKRRIICDTHSDKMCELFCPTHGRSICHLCAASKHRECSDVKDLEEKTEDARKVLADLVTSLTAGEQRVARAIREVEHDLKETDRCTQEAKREMEAAYDRLEKALKACRRRLNTQLLNASSDVTSDLTRKKSSLVNGRVKLTSHKNAAQRMHERPVQRIDMATVLKTRVDDLDCGDATPKVNVFRKMTLAIDEAVLSRLEKEIAELGRVDISEEETPKWRFNMNYSRCIELSNNQQTAENLPFVGSKIVMSQDPMKINILYEVEVDVATSRTKPSLHIGVVTQVPERCPLDAQQLSCAVVISPQQVVHNGWEVKTSVGAGLGRLKEGSRVGLWLDKRRGLHLCLDGKQQGQIVSDVDDPCYAMFELGGFLKKITALPVTRLRVDQNGKLLTS, encoded by the exons ATGGCAACAGCAGACACAAAGCCAGACGAAGCCGTTACCATGGAAGCAAGTGACCTTGAGTGTCCAGTTTGCAGCGAGTACTTCACTGACCCCAAACTGCTGCCCTGTGCTCACCTTGTGTGTCGGTCGTGCCTGACGTCACTGCTGCAACAGAAGACGGGTGCTGCCTGCCCTCTATGCCGGTGCGTTATCGCGGCTCTACAACAGCCGAGCAAGAAGAACCGGCGTGGGCATGATCAAG ATTCTCAAGAAGACGTGCAAACTGCAGTCGACCAGTTCCCAACAGACGAGAGCATGGCGGCGCTGGTAGAGGCCACACTCACTCTGTCCGAGCAGCACGTGTGCTGTGCCTGTGTTGACATCGCAGCCGCGTCACTGTGTCTGCAGTGCGGGGACATGTTCTGTGGACCCTGCACCAGGCTGCATCAGAAGCAGTCGCTGTCCAAACATCACGACGTCGAGGACCTCGATTCTCTCACGGCGGAGAAGCTGGCCGCCAAGCGCCGCATCATCTGTGACACCCACAG TGACAAAATGTGTGAGCTGTTTTGCCCCACCCATGGCCGTTCCATCTGCCACCTGTGCGCTGCCTCCAAACACCGAGAGTGCTCGGACGTGAAGGACCTTGAGGAGAAGACCGAAGACGCTCGCAAGGTGCTGGCAGACCTGGTCACCTCGCTGACCGCTGGGGAACAGAGAGTGGCTCGAGCCATCCGTGAGGTGGAGCATGATCTGAAGGAGACTGACCGATGCACTCAAGAGGCCAAaag AGAGATGGAGGCGGCCTATGATCGCTTGGAGAAAGCACTGAAGGCGTGTCGCCGTCGCTTGAACACTCAGCTGCTTAATGCATCTTCTGACGTCACCTCTGACCTTACTCGCAAAAAGTCGTCTCTGGTGAACGGTCGAGTCAAGCTGACCTCGCACAAGAACGCAGCACAGCGCATGCACGAAAGACCCGTGCAGCGCATCGACATGGCGACGGTGTTGAAAACACGGGTGGATGACCTTGACTGCGGTGACGCAACACCAAAGGTCAACGTCTTTCGCAAAATGACCTTGGCCATTGATGAAGCTGTTCTGTCACGCCTTGAGAAGGAGATTGCAGAACTCGGCCGTGTAGATATCAGCGAGGAAGAG ACCCCGAAGTGGCGTTTCAACATGAACTACAGCCGTTGCATTGAGCTGAGTAACAACCAACAGACAGCAGAAAATCTTCCATTTGTGGGCAGTAAGATAGTCATGTCCCAGGATCCCATGAAGATCAACATTCTCTATGAG GTTGAGGTTGACGTAGCGACCTCAAGAACTAAACCATCCTTACACATTGGGGTGGTGACACAGGTTCCAGAGAGGTGTCCGCTTGATGCACAGCAGCTTTCTTGTGCGGTTGTTATTTCGCCACAACAAGTCGTGCACAATGGTTGGGAG GTGAAAACCTCTGTAGGAGCCGGCCTGGGTCGCTTGAAGGAGGGAAGTCGTGTTGGGCTGTGGCTAGACAAACGCAGAGGTCTGCATCTCTGTCTGGACGGCAAGCAGCAAGGTCAGATAGTGTCCGATGTTGATGACCCCTGCTACGCCATGTTTGAACTTGGAGGTTTTCTGAAAAAG ATAACAGCTCTACCTGTGACGAGACTGAGAGTGGACCAAAACGGAAAACTACTGACATCCTGA
- the LOC138976722 gene encoding E3 ubiquitin-protein ligase TRIM33-like isoform X2 has product MATADTKPDEAVTMEASDLECPVCSEYFTDPKLLPCAHLVCRSCLTSLLQQKTGAACPLCRCVIAALQQPSKKNRRGHDQDSQEDVQTAVDQFPTDESMAALVEATLTLSEQHVCCACVDIAAASLCLQCGDMFCGPCTRLHQKQSLSKHHDVEDLDSLTAEKLAAKRRIICDTHSDKMCELFCPTHGRSICHLCAASKHRECSDVKDLEEKTEDARKVLADLVTSLTAGEQRVARAIREVEHDLKETDRCTQEAKREMEAAYDRLEKALKACRRRLNTQLLNASSDVTSDLTRKKSSLVNGRVKLTSHKNAAQRMHERPVQRIDMATVLKTRVDDLDCGDATPKVNVFRKMTLAIDEAVLSRLEKEIAELGRVDISEEETPKWRFNMNYSRCIELSNNQQTAENLPFVGSKIVMSQDPMKINILYEVEVDVATSRTKPSLHIGVVTQVPERCPLDAQQLSCAVVISPQQVVHNGWEVKTSVGAGLGRLKEGSRVGLWLDKRRGLHLCLDGKQQGQIVSDVDDPCYAMFELGGFLKKITALPVTRVDQNGKLLTS; this is encoded by the exons ATGGCAACAGCAGACACAAAGCCAGACGAAGCCGTTACCATGGAAGCAAGTGACCTTGAGTGTCCAGTTTGCAGCGAGTACTTCACTGACCCCAAACTGCTGCCCTGTGCTCACCTTGTGTGTCGGTCGTGCCTGACGTCACTGCTGCAACAGAAGACGGGTGCTGCCTGCCCTCTATGCCGGTGCGTTATCGCGGCTCTACAACAGCCGAGCAAGAAGAACCGGCGTGGGCATGATCAAG ATTCTCAAGAAGACGTGCAAACTGCAGTCGACCAGTTCCCAACAGACGAGAGCATGGCGGCGCTGGTAGAGGCCACACTCACTCTGTCCGAGCAGCACGTGTGCTGTGCCTGTGTTGACATCGCAGCCGCGTCACTGTGTCTGCAGTGCGGGGACATGTTCTGTGGACCCTGCACCAGGCTGCATCAGAAGCAGTCGCTGTCCAAACATCACGACGTCGAGGACCTCGATTCTCTCACGGCGGAGAAGCTGGCCGCCAAGCGCCGCATCATCTGTGACACCCACAG TGACAAAATGTGTGAGCTGTTTTGCCCCACCCATGGCCGTTCCATCTGCCACCTGTGCGCTGCCTCCAAACACCGAGAGTGCTCGGACGTGAAGGACCTTGAGGAGAAGACCGAAGACGCTCGCAAGGTGCTGGCAGACCTGGTCACCTCGCTGACCGCTGGGGAACAGAGAGTGGCTCGAGCCATCCGTGAGGTGGAGCATGATCTGAAGGAGACTGACCGATGCACTCAAGAGGCCAAaag AGAGATGGAGGCGGCCTATGATCGCTTGGAGAAAGCACTGAAGGCGTGTCGCCGTCGCTTGAACACTCAGCTGCTTAATGCATCTTCTGACGTCACCTCTGACCTTACTCGCAAAAAGTCGTCTCTGGTGAACGGTCGAGTCAAGCTGACCTCGCACAAGAACGCAGCACAGCGCATGCACGAAAGACCCGTGCAGCGCATCGACATGGCGACGGTGTTGAAAACACGGGTGGATGACCTTGACTGCGGTGACGCAACACCAAAGGTCAACGTCTTTCGCAAAATGACCTTGGCCATTGATGAAGCTGTTCTGTCACGCCTTGAGAAGGAGATTGCAGAACTCGGCCGTGTAGATATCAGCGAGGAAGAG ACCCCGAAGTGGCGTTTCAACATGAACTACAGCCGTTGCATTGAGCTGAGTAACAACCAACAGACAGCAGAAAATCTTCCATTTGTGGGCAGTAAGATAGTCATGTCCCAGGATCCCATGAAGATCAACATTCTCTATGAG GTTGAGGTTGACGTAGCGACCTCAAGAACTAAACCATCCTTACACATTGGGGTGGTGACACAGGTTCCAGAGAGGTGTCCGCTTGATGCACAGCAGCTTTCTTGTGCGGTTGTTATTTCGCCACAACAAGTCGTGCACAATGGTTGGGAG GTGAAAACCTCTGTAGGAGCCGGCCTGGGTCGCTTGAAGGAGGGAAGTCGTGTTGGGCTGTGGCTAGACAAACGCAGAGGTCTGCATCTCTGTCTGGACGGCAAGCAGCAAGGTCAGATAGTGTCCGATGTTGATGACCCCTGCTACGCCATGTTTGAACTTGGAGGTTTTCTGAAAAAG ATAACAGCTCTACCTGTGACGAGAGTGGACCAAAACGGAAAACTACTGACATCCTGA
- the LOC138976720 gene encoding transmembrane emp24 domain-containing protein 2-like, which yields MIKMTIQSSLVAAVISLLCVGYCSAYFIHIDAHAEECFFDKVTSGTKMSLMFEVAEGGFLDIDVKIYGPDGKIIHQGDRESNGKYTFAAHMDGVYKYCFSNQMSTMTPKIVMFTVDIGEKPKDQQGDMDGDASHTKLAEMVNELSTALTGAKHEQEYMEVRERIHRSINDNTNSRVVLWAFFEALVLVAMSLGQVYYLKRFFEVRRVV from the exons ATGATCAAAATGACGATACAGTCAAGCTTAGTCGCTGCTGTAATATCACTATTGTGTGTTGGATACTGTTCGGCGTACTTCATTCACATCGATGCCCACGCCGAAGAATGTTTCTTCGACAAAGTCACGTCTGGCACAAAAATGAGTTTGATGTTCGAAGTTGCAGAAGGGGGTTTCTTGGACATCGACGTTAAA ATTTATGGTCCTGATGGAAAGATCATCCACCAGGGTGACCGGGAGTCCAATGGCAAGTACACGTTCGCAGCACACATGGACGGCGTTTACAAGTACTGCTTCAGCAACCAGATGTCCACCATGACGCCCAAGATCGTCATGTTCACCGTGGACATCGGGGAGAAACCCAAGGACCAGCAGGGAGACATGGACGGTGATG CAAGCCACACGAAGCTGGCAGAGATGGTGAACGAGCTGTCCACCGCCCTGACCGGAGCCAAGCACGAACAGGAGTACATGGAAGTCAGAGAACGTATTCACAGATCAA TCAACGATAACACCAATTCACGAGTGGTGCTGTGGGCGTTCTTCGAGGCCTTGGTGCTTGTGGCCATGTCTCTGGGACAGGTCTACTACCTCAAGCGATTCTTCGAGGTCCGCCGAGTTGTTTAG